A region from the Nitrospira sp. genome encodes:
- a CDS encoding HsdR family type I site-specific deoxyribonuclease: MSEYLHVEKPFLDQLASLGWSVIDQGQGFIPSDPVASLRGSFREWLLPEVFRTSVRSLNLTADGLAWLTDRQLDDLRDQIVRQPSRTLLEANEAVQALFFKAQVDVNELTGEADPVVRLIDFAHPERNVFHAINQFRIDTPGCVKSCIIPDIVLFVNGIPLVVVEAKIGDPNTANPLHAAFEQLLRYRNARPETIAAGLREGEPRLFYSNLLLIRTCGEKAEFGTITSGHEHFHAWKDIWPESRRSYQPPLGIAREQKTMIQGLLAPDTLLDLLRTCTVFMDTDEGKRVKVVCRYQQYRAARRILERLRRGKTAEERSGVVWHTQGSGKSLTMVFVARMLRASSDLADFKIVMVNDRIDLEAQLSATARLIGGKVNIIASTAQLREHLSTDASDVNMVMVHKFTERTEELPLMVAETLALYGKPPTAETSGIVNRSERILLMIDEAHRTQSSDLGDNLFEAFPNATRIAFTGTPLITEQHGTRRTVKRFGEYIDTYKLMDAVNDHATLQILYEGRTADTALKDKHGFDTKFEDLFKDRTEEELLAIKKKYGASGDILEAEKRIEAIARDLVGHYIDNILPDGFKAQVVCHSKLAAIRYQQFMRAALVERLESEKRKPTPQLDLIRRIAFLKAVVVVSSDATNELAVITEARKEAKRWNAVENFCKPFDLDDPDKDLTGIAFLIVCDMLLTGFDAPVEQVMYIDKRLREHNLLQAIARVNRVSKGKSRGFIVDYIGLANHLTHALSIYAEEDAQDIQQGLKNLLTEVPILEERYQRLLQHFRSAGVAEIEAFVTGRLTTPAAEVAVVHAAVGAMKDIKRRADFEVYLKAFLQSLNLILPHESGHSYRGPARRFGYLLRMVKERYKDDSLDLADAGAKVKALINEHLIDLGINPKIPPVELLSADFLASVRTHAGGDPEAKASEMEHALRKHYTVHFDEDPAFYKRLSDKLEKLIQEHKNNWEALAEGYEQLRSEALAGRTEAIEGLTREATTFYDYVTQLAFNQGDVPSQDRQRLKELMLRIVEMLQDSIGIIDFWKKPIEVKRLRGDIDTEILLANIPQLAEQHERIAVEIVKLAEKRHEELTK; the protein is encoded by the coding sequence ATGTCGGAATACCTCCACGTCGAAAAACCGTTCCTCGACCAGCTTGCCTCTCTGGGCTGGTCGGTCATCGACCAGGGGCAGGGCTTCATTCCCTCCGACCCGGTTGCCAGCCTGCGCGGGAGCTTCCGCGAGTGGCTCCTGCCGGAGGTCTTCCGCACGTCGGTCCGCTCGCTCAATCTCACCGCCGATGGCCTGGCCTGGTTGACGGATCGCCAGCTCGATGATCTGCGCGACCAGATCGTCCGCCAGCCCAGCCGGACATTGTTGGAGGCGAATGAGGCGGTGCAGGCGCTGTTCTTCAAGGCGCAAGTGGATGTGAATGAACTGACCGGGGAGGCGGACCCGGTGGTGCGGTTGATCGACTTCGCCCATCCGGAGCGGAACGTCTTTCACGCCATCAACCAGTTCCGCATCGATACGCCGGGCTGCGTGAAGAGCTGCATCATCCCCGACATCGTCCTCTTTGTGAACGGCATTCCGCTGGTGGTGGTCGAGGCGAAGATCGGCGATCCCAATACCGCCAACCCGCTGCACGCTGCGTTCGAACAATTGCTCCGCTACAGGAATGCGCGGCCTGAGACGATTGCCGCGGGACTGCGCGAAGGTGAGCCGCGCCTGTTCTATTCCAACCTGCTCTTGATCCGGACCTGCGGGGAGAAGGCGGAGTTCGGCACGATCACCTCCGGTCACGAACATTTTCATGCCTGGAAAGATATCTGGCCGGAAAGCCGCCGCTCCTATCAGCCGCCGCTTGGCATTGCGCGTGAGCAGAAAACGATGATTCAGGGTCTGCTGGCTCCGGACACATTGCTCGATCTGCTGCGCACCTGCACGGTCTTCATGGATACGGATGAGGGCAAGCGAGTGAAGGTGGTTTGCCGCTATCAGCAATACCGGGCCGCCCGCCGCATTCTCGAACGGTTGCGCAGGGGTAAGACGGCGGAGGAACGATCCGGCGTGGTCTGGCATACACAAGGATCCGGTAAATCGCTCACGATGGTGTTCGTCGCCAGGATGCTGCGGGCTTCTTCCGATCTGGCCGACTTTAAGATTGTGATGGTCAACGACCGGATCGACCTGGAAGCGCAGCTGTCTGCGACCGCTCGCCTGATAGGCGGGAAGGTGAACATCATCGCCAGTACCGCCCAGCTCCGGGAGCACCTGAGCACCGACGCGTCTGATGTGAATATGGTGATGGTCCACAAATTCACAGAACGGACAGAGGAATTGCCGCTGATGGTGGCCGAGACACTGGCGCTTTATGGTAAACCTCCGACGGCGGAGACCTCTGGCATCGTGAACCGGTCGGAGCGGATTCTCCTGATGATCGACGAGGCGCACCGCACACAAAGCTCAGATCTCGGCGACAACCTCTTCGAGGCCTTCCCGAACGCGACCAGGATTGCCTTCACCGGGACCCCTCTCATTACCGAACAGCATGGCACGAGACGGACGGTGAAACGGTTCGGCGAATACATCGATACCTACAAGCTGATGGACGCGGTCAACGACCATGCGACGCTGCAAATTCTCTACGAAGGCCGCACGGCGGATACCGCGTTGAAGGACAAGCACGGCTTCGATACGAAATTTGAAGATCTATTTAAGGACCGCACAGAAGAAGAGTTGCTGGCGATCAAGAAAAAGTACGGCGCGAGCGGCGACATCCTCGAAGCGGAGAAGCGCATCGAAGCCATCGCCCGTGATTTGGTGGGCCATTATATCGACAACATCCTGCCCGACGGATTCAAGGCTCAGGTGGTGTGCCACTCCAAGCTGGCGGCCATCCGGTATCAACAGTTCATGCGAGCGGCGCTGGTCGAGCGGCTTGAATCGGAGAAGCGGAAGCCTACGCCTCAGCTGGACTTGATCCGGCGCATCGCATTCTTGAAGGCGGTGGTGGTGGTGTCGTCCGATGCCACGAATGAGCTTGCGGTGATCACGGAGGCCCGCAAGGAGGCCAAGCGCTGGAATGCGGTGGAAAACTTCTGCAAACCGTTTGATCTCGACGATCCGGATAAGGACCTCACGGGCATTGCCTTTCTGATCGTCTGCGACATGCTGCTGACCGGCTTCGACGCGCCGGTCGAGCAGGTCATGTATATCGACAAACGCTTGCGCGAGCATAACCTGCTGCAAGCCATCGCCCGTGTGAACCGCGTGTCGAAGGGTAAGTCCCGGGGCTTCATCGTGGACTATATCGGACTGGCCAATCATTTGACCCACGCCTTATCCATCTATGCCGAGGAAGATGCGCAGGACATCCAGCAGGGGCTGAAGAATCTGCTCACGGAAGTGCCGATCCTTGAAGAGCGGTATCAACGGCTCTTGCAACACTTTAGGTCAGCCGGCGTCGCGGAGATCGAGGCGTTTGTGACGGGGAGACTGACAACACCGGCGGCAGAAGTCGCCGTGGTGCATGCAGCCGTCGGCGCCATGAAGGACATCAAGCGGCGAGCGGACTTTGAGGTCTATTTGAAGGCGTTTCTCCAGAGCTTGAACCTGATTCTGCCGCACGAATCGGGACATTCATATCGAGGGCCGGCTCGGCGATTCGGGTATCTCTTGCGGATGGTGAAGGAGCGCTACAAGGACGATTCGCTCGACCTTGCCGATGCCGGGGCCAAGGTGAAAGCGCTCATCAATGAGCACCTCATTGACCTCGGCATTAACCCGAAGATTCCTCCTGTCGAATTGCTCTCAGCCGATTTTCTGGCCAGTGTGCGGACGCATGCCGGTGGCGATCCTGAGGCCAAGGCAAGCGAGATGGAACATGCCCTTCGCAAGCACTATACGGTACATTTCGACGAAGACCCAGCCTTCTATAAACGATTGAGCGATAAATTGGAAAAACTTATTCAGGAGCACAAGAATAACTGGGAGGCGTTGGCGGAGGGTTATGAGCAGCTCAGATCGGAAGCATTAGCGGGGCGCACCGAAGCCATCGAAGGGCTGACCAGGGAAGCCACGACGTTCTATGATTACGTGACGCAACTGGCCTTCAATCAAGGCGATGTGCCCTCCCAGGACCGGCAGCGATTGAAGGAACTCATGCTGCGCATTGTGGAGATGCTTCAAGATTCGATCGGGATTATCGACTTTTGGAAGAAGCCGATTGAAGTGAAGCGGCTGCGAGGCGATATCGACACCGAAATTCTTCTCGCCAATATTCCGCAACTCGCCGAGCAGCATGAACGAATTGCCGTTGAGATCGTCAAGCTTGCAGAAAAACGCCATGAGGAACTGACGAAATGA
- a CDS encoding putative DNA binding domain-containing protein, which translates to MTLEVHKKLQELLALPAETEWVEFKAARGEFDFDQLGRYFSALSNEACLYAQAFGWLVLGVTNEHPRRACGTRYKESQDSLNKLKHEIAQETNHQLTFHAIHDLRVEDQRVLLFQIPASINGVPTEWRGRVYGRHGESVSPLSLSEIDRIRAPLREDWSAQVCSSATLAHLDPPAIQFARSQFKEKHPKLAKDIDGWDDMTFLNKTKVCLEGRVTHAALVLLGRLEASSLLMPAVAQITWVLKDERGMEKDYAHFGPPFILAVNQVFSRVRNLTYRYLSSATLFPTEVKQYDEWVVRETLHNCIAHQDYRLGGRINVVEEPDSLLFTNLGGFIPGSVENMIHRDAPPEVYRNPFLAQAMVNLNMIDTIGSGIRRMFTIQRSRFFPLPDFDLAEPGRVKVRHMGKILDEKYTRMLMDHTDLDLDTIIALDKVQKKRPIDDETFARLKKWKLIEGRRPNVFISAHIAAVTGTKAAYIKHRGLDKTHYKALVVSFLEKFEQSVRGDIEGFLREKISDALSLDQKTNRIRNLLQEMRREGTLTCEGHGPAAIWRLAKPASNQKI; encoded by the coding sequence ATGACGCTGGAGGTACATAAGAAGCTGCAAGAGCTTCTCGCTTTGCCTGCTGAGACGGAGTGGGTAGAGTTCAAGGCGGCGCGGGGTGAGTTTGACTTCGATCAACTCGGCCGCTACTTCTCGGCTTTGAGCAACGAGGCCTGTCTTTACGCACAAGCCTTTGGCTGGTTGGTGCTCGGCGTAACGAACGAGCATCCGAGGCGCGCCTGCGGAACACGCTATAAAGAAAGCCAGGACTCGCTAAACAAGCTCAAGCATGAGATTGCACAGGAGACCAATCATCAGCTCACCTTCCATGCGATTCATGATTTACGCGTCGAGGATCAGCGCGTGCTGCTCTTCCAGATCCCTGCCAGCATCAATGGCGTCCCGACGGAATGGCGCGGCCGCGTGTATGGGCGGCATGGGGAATCGGTCAGTCCGCTATCGCTCTCGGAAATCGATCGCATTCGGGCTCCCTTGAGGGAGGACTGGTCCGCGCAGGTCTGCTCCTCTGCGACTCTCGCCCATCTCGATCCGCCCGCCATCCAATTCGCACGGAGCCAGTTCAAAGAGAAGCATCCGAAACTGGCCAAGGACATTGATGGCTGGGACGACATGACGTTTCTCAACAAGACGAAGGTCTGCCTGGAAGGGCGGGTCACCCATGCGGCGCTTGTTCTGCTGGGAAGGCTAGAGGCGTCGTCACTGCTGATGCCTGCCGTCGCACAAATCACCTGGGTGTTGAAGGACGAGAGGGGAATGGAGAAGGACTATGCCCATTTCGGCCCGCCCTTTATCTTAGCGGTGAACCAAGTGTTCAGCCGAGTGCGGAATCTCACCTATCGCTATCTTTCGAGCGCTACCCTCTTTCCGACGGAAGTGAAGCAATATGACGAGTGGGTGGTGCGCGAGACTCTTCATAACTGCATTGCGCATCAAGATTATCGCCTTGGCGGCAGGATCAATGTTGTAGAAGAACCGGATTCGCTCCTCTTCACGAACCTTGGCGGGTTCATCCCTGGATCAGTTGAGAATATGATTCACCGCGATGCGCCTCCGGAGGTGTACCGGAATCCCTTCCTGGCTCAGGCTATGGTGAACCTGAATATGATTGACACCATCGGTAGCGGCATCAGGAGAATGTTCACGATTCAGCGTTCCCGTTTCTTCCCCCTGCCGGATTTTGATTTGGCCGAGCCGGGCCGCGTGAAAGTGCGTCATATGGGAAAGATCCTCGATGAAAAGTATACACGGATGCTGATGGACCATACGGATCTTGATTTGGACACGATTATTGCCCTGGACAAGGTCCAGAAGAAGCGCCCGATTGATGATGAGACTTTCGCTAGACTCAAGAAATGGAAGCTGATCGAAGGTCGCCGCCCGAACGTCTTCATCTCCGCGCACATTGCTGCCGTTACCGGAACCAAGGCGGCGTATATCAAGCATCGCGGGCTGGACAAAACGCACTACAAGGCGTTGGTGGTTTCTTTTTTGGAGAAATTCGAGCAGTCTGTAAGAGGAGACATCGAAGGTTTCCTGCGGGAGAAGATTTCCGACGCCCTCTCGTTAGACCAGAAAACCAACCGAATTCGAAATCTGCTGCAAGAGATGCGGCGTGAAGGTACGCTGACCTGCGAAGGCCATGGTCCAGCGGCAATCTGGAGGTTAGCTAAACCGGCTTCCAATCAGAAAATTTAG